From one Pseudactinotalea sp. HY158 genomic stretch:
- a CDS encoding thioesterase family protein: MAKITVPIRMRWSDLDAYGHVNNAAMLTLLEEARIETFWTVDTAGAAGVDGAAAGADEAEGPGPDDSGSKAARRVAKVLAGGTGSTSRTLVARQEIEYSAPLAYTQRPVPVDLWIGRIGGASLEVCYEVFSPDGTSCARAVTSIVMVDAGTGRPRRLSADERAALTALLDEPVTFRRRT; the protein is encoded by the coding sequence ATGGCAAAGATCACCGTACCGATCCGGATGCGCTGGTCCGATCTGGACGCCTACGGGCACGTGAACAACGCGGCCATGCTCACCCTCCTCGAGGAGGCCCGGATCGAGACGTTCTGGACCGTGGATACTGCCGGCGCGGCCGGCGTGGACGGCGCTGCGGCCGGAGCCGATGAGGCAGAGGGGCCCGGCCCGGACGACTCCGGGTCCAAGGCGGCCCGGCGGGTGGCCAAGGTGCTCGCCGGCGGCACCGGATCGACGAGCCGCACGCTCGTGGCCCGGCAGGAGATCGAGTACTCGGCGCCGCTGGCCTACACCCAGCGGCCCGTCCCGGTCGACCTGTGGATCGGCCGGATCGGCGGGGCCTCCCTCGAGGTCTGCTACGAGGTGTTCTCACCCGACGGCACCTCGTGCGCTCGGGCCGTCACGTCGATCGTCATGGTCGACGCCGGCACCGGCCGGCCCCGGCGTCTCAGCGCCGACGAGCGCGCCGCCCTGACCGCCTTGCTCGACGAGCCGGTGACGTTCCGACGCCGCACCTGA